The Thermococcus eurythermalis genomic sequence AACCGACCTTCACGCCGGTCGCGAAGGCTATCGCCCTTCCGTGCGTCGTGTGGAGGGTATCTGCCAAAAAGTAGGGTGAGGCTATCCATGCGGAACAGCCTATTCCGCTCACGACAACCAAATCCTTCGGGTCGAGCTTGAGCTGGTCAACGGCGTTTGCAAATGCGTTGAGGACGGTTCCACCGCCGCAGCCGGGACAGAGGGCAGTGGGAAGGGCCTCCTTGCGGAGGTACTTAACCATCGGGTAAGTGGAATAGATTTCTTTTGCCATCAGGCAACACCCCTTATTTCGCGCAGGATTTCCTCAACTGTGAGGGGCACTCCGCCGATTTTGTTCACGCCCTTGAGCAGAACGTCGTCGTTGACGAAACGCTGGACTTCGAGTATCATCTGGCCGAGGTTCATCTCCGGGACGAGTATGGCTCTAACGCGCTTTCCGAGCTCCCTCATTCTTTCTCCGGGGAACGGGTGAACCGTTTTCGGCACGAAGAGGCCGGCCTTTATGCCCTCTTCCCGTGCCTTGAGGACGGCTCCGAGGGCGGGCCTTGCCGTCACTCCCCAGCTGACGACCAGTATCTCTGCGTCGTCCGTGAAGTGCTCCTCGTACTTCTCGTAGACCTCGCGGTTCCCTTCTATCTTCTTGTGGATTCTTCTCACGAGCCTGTCGTGGACTTCCGGCGTGTAGACATCGCGAAGGCCGTTCTCTTTGTGGGTCGAACCGGTGACGTGGGTAAAGTAGCCGTGTCCGAAGAGGGGCATCGGTGGAACGCCGTCTCCGTGCGGGTCGCCGAAGGGGAGCTTAGCTTCTTCCTCGTTCTGGGGGAGCTTGCGGTAGGTTATCTCCACCTCATCAACGTCGGGAATCTTGATGAGCTCCCTCGTGTGGGCGAGAACACCATCGAAGAGAACCACCACGGGAGTCCTGAGCCTCTCGGCGATGTTAAAGGCCCTTATTGTCTCCCAGAAGGCGTCCTGCCCGCTGATAGGAGAAACCGCCACAATCGGGTGGTCGCCGTGAGTTCCCCACCTCGCCTGGAAGAAGTCGCCCTGCGCTCCCTTCGTGGCCTGGCCCGTTGAAGGCCCGCTCCTCTGCACATCAACGAGGACGAGCGGGGTCTCGGTCATCACGGCGTAGCCAAGGTTCTCCTGCATGAGGCTGAAGCCCGGCCCCGCGGTTGCCGTCATGACCTTGAGGCCCGTCCAGGACGCCCCGACCATCGCGGCTATGCTCGCTATCTCGTCCTCCATCTGGAGGTAGTAGCCGCCGAGCTTCGGAAGTTCGCGCGCCATCGTCTCCGCTATCTCGCTCGATGGAGTTATTGGATAACCTGCGTAGAAGCGGCAGCCCGCAAAGAGCGCGCCGTATGCAACGGCCTCGTTGCCCTGCAGGAAGTAGTTGCCGGGCTTGTAGAGCTTTCGAATGAGCCTGAGCTGTTCAGGCTCGTCGCCGCGGATTATCATACTCACCACCTTACTGATATCGCGAAGTCCGGGCAGAGGAGCTCGCAGAGCTTGCACTTAACGCACTTTTCGGCATGAACCGGAACTGGGTAGTGGACGCCTTTTTCGCTCAGCCCCTTGCTCCACTCAAAGACCTTCCTGGGGCACATTTCGACACAAATTCCACAGCCCTTGCAGAGAAACGTATCAACGTCAATTTCAACGACACCTTCCGCCTTCCCGACGACGAGATAGCCGTTTTTTTCAATGACTGTGTTCGCATTTTCGGCCATGGGAATCACCTCTTAGCAGGGCCTTTTACGTTTGTCAACATTTAAAGCTTTCGCGGGGGGACATTGATGTTCAGAAGGAGGCCATTCGGGAACAGGGGGTATTCAGAACAAAAGTTTCAGGAGAAGAGGGCCTCCTCCCGAAGAATCACCACGTCAGCAGCTGCCAGTCGAGGAGGCCGTTCTCGACTATGTACTCCCACCGCTCCCTGCACTCCGGTTTCAGGTTCTCGATGTACTTCATGTCTTGGGTTGCCGAGAACTTCTTGATGGCCTTTCCAATGACCTTGTCGTAGTCGGTGAGACAGTTGTGGGGGCCGCGCTTTGAGCCCGCACCGACCGGGTCGCTCAGGATTCTCTTGTTCGGGAACTTCCTCTTCGCCCAGATGAGGACTTCAACGGCGCTCCAGAGCCAGGGAGGGCGGTACTCGTTCTTCTCCCAGAGCCTCTCGTAGAGCGTGCCCTTCTGGATGTCCGTTATGTTTATTGAGAAGGTGTCCGTGTAGGGCTCGGCCTTGATTATGCTTTCCTTGGCGTCCTCTATCCCGTCGCGCTCGGAGAGGAATATCGGCTTCAGGAGGAGGTACGTCTTAACCTTCGCATCGGCTTCGTGTACTATCTCCGCCGCCCTTACGAAGTCCGCGAAGGTGTTGCCCTTGTTTATCGAGACATCAGCTACATCGTCGTTAGCTGTTTCAAGTCCTATTGCAACTTCAAAGTGCTTGTCTGGGACGAGCTCGGCAAGCTCTTTAACAGCATCGTAGCGGACGAGCTCGCTCCTGCTCTCGATGACGATTTCCTCAACGTTGTCCATCTTAGCTAAGAGCTCGAAGATTTTCCTCCTCGTCTCAGGTTTGAGCTCTCCGTTGTCAAGGAACGAGCCCGAGGTGAACATTCTCACCGCGAAGGGTCCCTTCTTACCTTTGATTTTCTCCAGCGCTTCCCTCACGTAGTCCACTATCGCTTCCTGGCTCCACTTCACCTTCGGGGCGGCAGTGGGGTAAGCGCACATGTAGCAGGCCTTTCCAATCCTGAAGCGGTAGCACCCAATGGTGGGGAGTATTATGAAGAGTGCCGTTCCGGGCTTTCCGGCGACGTTGTCTTCGCTTGTCCAGTATGTCATGCTCTCACCAAGGGCACGTTGCAGGGTTCTCTTTTAAGGGTTTGCAGGCCCCGCCGTGAAGAGGGTACCAAAAAGAAAGGTCAGTAAAAGTCAGTATATATCGCGCTCGATAACGATGTAGGCCTTTTCGATTCTGGCGCCTCTGCCTAGCGCATTTATTCCCTCCTCAACCCGTTTTAGTGCCCCCTTGGCGGTTTCTTCGAGTTTACTGTCGCTCAAGCTCTTGGACGTCCTGTCCACGCCGACCACGACCCGATAGCCAGAGGGGGCCTTCACGACCTCCACCCAGTTCACTGAAATCCCGCGGACGGCCGAAAACTGGTTCAGAACCTCACGTTCAATCTTCCCGACGTCTGTCTCTCCGCTCTCATGGCCTCCGTCCCCCTTTGCCGCCTCCACGAACTCCTGTGAAATCCCAGCCTCCCTCAGGAGCTTCTCAACCTCCGCCTCAACCTTTGCCCTGTCAATCTTCAGGCCTGCCCCTTTCCCGGCGTGGAGGGACACCTCGATTATCCTTCCGCCCTTGAAGTCCACCGCCTTTCTCCTGAACTTCACGAGCGGGAGCCTGGGAACGACCCTGAAGTTCGCCTCCTTCACGTGGACGCGAGTCTTAAAGCCCACCGCCCTCTCGATGATGACACCCATTTCACGCGCAATGACATCCAGCGGGACGTCTTCAGTGGCATAACCCTCCGCAGAAACGCTGAGTGCCAGGATGTTGGTTCCGGTAACCCCCTGGAGCACCCTGCCGTCCGCCCTGATTGATGCCACCGCCACCCTGCCTCCACGGGAAAGCTTTTTAACAAAGTCAAGAACCGCGTTCTCGACCTTCAGCATAAGCTCCGGGGGCAGGTCAAGGCTCATGGAGAAATCCACAACCCTAGGGACAGCCTCAGAAGGGGTTCCGGCCGTTTGAGGGAGCTCAAGCTCCCCATGAATGAGATCGAGCAGCTCCCACTTGTCAATTCGGTAGAGGGTTACGTCCCTGAGCACCTCGGGAACCTCGACAGGAGAGTACACGGGCTCCCCGTTGGAAAGAGCAGCAATGGGTCTGCCGCCCGCTACTACTAGCATCAGACCGCCTTCTTTCCTTGCATACTCCAAAAGCTCTGATTTGTTCACCTCTGGGATTGATTTTAGGGCCCGCATATGTATCACCCCGAGTGTCTACTATATAATACCGGGTCTCATATTAAAACATTATCCTCCACATTTGGAGCAGAGACCAACTATGAGCAGGCATGCCAGCCCAAACGTTTTATATTGCCTGCCTTCACAATGCAGTTAATGGGCTATGTTTGGCATGAAGGAATGTAGAAAAACTATATGAGAACCCTGACAATAAACACTGACGCGGAGGGGTTCGTTTTGAGGATTCTCCTGACGAACGACGATGGAATCTACTCCAACGGACTGCGCGCCGCTGTGAAAGCCCTGAGTGAGCTCGGCGAAGTTTACGTCGTTGCCCCCCTCTTCCAGAGGAGCGCGAGCGGCAGGGCCATGACGCTCCACAGGCCGATAAGGGCCAAGCGCGTTGACGTTCCCGGCGCAAAGATAGCCTACGGAATAGATGGAACTCCTACTGACTGCGTGATTTTCGCCATAGCCCGCTTCGGGAGCTTTGGTTTAGCCGTGAGCGGGATTAACCTCGGCGAGAACCTGAGCACCGAGATAACAGTCTCAGGGACGGCCTCCGCTGCCATAGAGGCCTCAACTCATGGAATTCCGAGCATAGCGATTAGCCTTGAGGTGGAGTGGAAGAAGACCCTCGGCGAGGGTGAGGGGGTTGACTTCTCGGTCTCGACTCACTTCCTCAAGAGAATCGCGGGAGCCCTCTTGGAGAGAGGTCTTCCTGAGGGCGTTGACATGCTCAACGTCAACGTTCCGA encodes the following:
- a CDS encoding 2-oxoacid:acceptor oxidoreductase subunit alpha, which encodes MIIRGDEPEQLRLIRKLYKPGNYFLQGNEAVAYGALFAGCRFYAGYPITPSSEIAETMARELPKLGGYYLQMEDEIASIAAMVGASWTGLKVMTATAGPGFSLMQENLGYAVMTETPLVLVDVQRSGPSTGQATKGAQGDFFQARWGTHGDHPIVAVSPISGQDAFWETIRAFNIAERLRTPVVVLFDGVLAHTRELIKIPDVDEVEITYRKLPQNEEEAKLPFGDPHGDGVPPMPLFGHGYFTHVTGSTHKENGLRDVYTPEVHDRLVRRIHKKIEGNREVYEKYEEHFTDDAEILVVSWGVTARPALGAVLKAREEGIKAGLFVPKTVHPFPGERMRELGKRVRAILVPEMNLGQMILEVQRFVNDDVLLKGVNKIGGVPLTVEEILREIRGVA
- a CDS encoding 2-oxoglutarate ferredoxin oxidoreductase subunit delta, coding for MAENANTVIEKNGYLVVGKAEGVVEIDVDTFLCKGCGICVEMCPRKVFEWSKGLSEKGVHYPVPVHAEKCVKCKLCELLCPDFAISVRW
- the surE gene encoding 5'/3'-nucleotidase SurE; translation: MRILLTNDDGIYSNGLRAAVKALSELGEVYVVAPLFQRSASGRAMTLHRPIRAKRVDVPGAKIAYGIDGTPTDCVIFAIARFGSFGLAVSGINLGENLSTEITVSGTASAAIEASTHGIPSIAISLEVEWKKTLGEGEGVDFSVSTHFLKRIAGALLERGLPEGVDMLNVNVPSDATEETEIAITRLARKRYSPTVEERIDPKGNPYYWIVGKLVQDFEPGTDAYALKVERKVSVTPINIDMTARVDFEELVRVLWV
- a CDS encoding archaeosine biosynthesis radical SAM protein RaSEA, translated to MTYWTSEDNVAGKPGTALFIILPTIGCYRFRIGKACYMCAYPTAAPKVKWSQEAIVDYVREALEKIKGKKGPFAVRMFTSGSFLDNGELKPETRRKIFELLAKMDNVEEIVIESRSELVRYDAVKELAELVPDKHFEVAIGLETANDDVADVSINKGNTFADFVRAAEIVHEADAKVKTYLLLKPIFLSERDGIEDAKESIIKAEPYTDTFSINITDIQKGTLYERLWEKNEYRPPWLWSAVEVLIWAKRKFPNKRILSDPVGAGSKRGPHNCLTDYDKVIGKAIKKFSATQDMKYIENLKPECRERWEYIVENGLLDWQLLTW